A region of Capra hircus breed San Clemente chromosome 11, ASM170441v1, whole genome shotgun sequence DNA encodes the following proteins:
- the NSMF gene encoding NMDA receptor synaptonuclear signaling and neuronal migration factor isoform X7, whose translation MQPAPQNKRRLSLISNGRYEGSLPEEAASGKPAGEGPQPRVYTISGEPALLPGPEAEAIELAVVKGRRQREQRPHHHSQTLRASPGGSHEDVSRPCQSWTGSRHDSKECPGCAQLAPSPTPQAFGVDQPPLPEAPGRRKKLERMYSVDRVSDDVPIHTWFPKENLFSFQTATTTMQAISADSWRFPRVFRGYAERKRRKRENDSASVIQRNFRKHLRMVGSRRVKAQSKAQTFAERRERSFSRSWSDPTPMKADTSHDSRDSSDLQSSHCTLGEAFEDLDWETEKGLEAVACDTEGFVPPKVMLISSKVPKAEYIPTIIRRDDPAIIPILYDHEHATFEDILEEIEKKLNIYHKGAKIWKMLIFCQGGPGHLYLLKNKVATFAKVEKEEDMIHFWKRLSRLMSKVNPEPNVIHVMGCYVLGNPNGEKLFQNLRTLMTPYRVIFESPLELSAQGKQMIETYFDFRLYRLWKSRQHSKLLDFEDVL comes from the exons ATGCAGCCGGCCCCTCAGAACAAGCGCCGCCTCTCCCTCATCTCCAACGGCCGCTACGAGGGCAGCCTTCCTGAGGAGGCTGCCAGCGGGAAGCCGGCCGGCGAGGGCCCCCAGCCCCGCGTGTACACCATCTCAGGGGAGCCGGCCCTGCTGCCCGGCCCGGAGGCCGAGGCCATTGAGCTGGCTGTGGTGAAGGGGCGGCGGCAGCGGGAGCAGCGCCCCCACCACCACAGCCAGACCCTGCGCGCCAGCCCAGGAGGCAGTCACGAGGACGTCAGCAGGCCCTGCCAGAGCTGGACGGGCAGCCGCCATGACTCCAAGGAGTGTCCCGGATGCGCCCAGCTCGCCCCCAGCCCCACTCCTCAGGCCTTTGGGGTGGACCAGCCGCCTCTGCCTGAGGCTCCCGGCCGCCGCAAGAAGCTGGAGAGGATGTACAGCGTTGACCGAGTGTCTG ATGACGTCCCCATCCATACCTGGTTCCCCAAGGAAAACCTCTTCAGTTTCCAGACAGCAACCACAACTATGCAAGC CATCTC TGCTGACTCGTGGCGGTTTCCCAGGGTGTTCAGGGGCTACGCGGAGAGGAAGCGCCGGAAACGGGAGAATGATTCCGCGTCTGTAATCCAGAG GAACTTCCGCAAACACCTGCGCATGGTCGGCAGCCGGCGGGTGAAGGCCCAGAGTAAGGCCCAGA CGTTCGCCGAGCGGCGCGAGCGGAGCTTCAGCCGGTCCTGGAGCGACCCCACCCCCATGAAAGCCGACACCTCTCACGACTCCCGAGACA GTAGTGACCTGCAGAGCTCCCATTGCACCTTGGGCGAGGCTTTCGAGGACCTGGACTGGGAGACTGAGAAGGGCCTGGAGGCCGTAGCTTGTGACACTGAGGGCTTCGTGCCACCCAAGGTCATG CTCATCTCCTCCAAAGTGCCCAAAGCTGAGTACATCCCCACCATCATCCGCAGGGACGACCCCGCCATCATCCCCATCCTCTAT GACCACGAGCATGCAACCTTCGAGGACATCCTGG aggaGATAGAGAAGAAGCTGAATATCTACCACAAGGGGGCCAAAATCTGGAAGATGCTGATTTTCTGCCAG GGGGGCCCAGGACACTTGTACCTGCTCAAGAACAAGGTGGCCACCTTCGCCaaagtggagaaggaagaggacatGATCCA CTTCTGGAAGCGGTTAAGCCGCTTGATGAGCAAAGTGAACCCTGAGCCGAACGTCATCCACGTCATGGGCTGCTATGTCCTGGGGAACCCCAATGGGGAGAAG CTCTTCCAGAACCTCAGGACCCTCATGACTCCGTACAGGGTCATCTTCGAGTCGCCCCTGGAGCTGTCGGCTCAAG GGAAGCAGATGATCGAGACCTACTTTGACTTCCGGCTGTACCGCCTGTGGAAGAGCCGCCAGCACTCGAAGCTGCTGGACTTTGAGGACGTTCTGTGA